Below is a genomic region from Actinomadura sp. NAK00032.
GGCGTCGGCCGAGGCCCAGCGCAGCGTACAGGCCAGGGACAGTTCGAGGCCGCCGCCCCACGCCTGGCCGTCGATCGCGGCGATCACCGGCTGCGGGAGGCGCTCGATGCGCCGCATCGCGGTGTACCAGATCCTGGCCCGCGGCACCGGTCCCCGCGACAGTTCGGCGAGTTCGTCCAGGTCTGCGTGTGCGACGAAGTAGCCGGGGACGCCGCTGGTGAGCATCACGACACTGATGTCCGGGTCGGTCTCCAGCCGGACGAGTTCCGCGTCCAGTTCTTCGAGCGCGGCGAAGGTGAGGAAGTTGCGCGGCGGGTTGCGGTAGGTGAGGACGGCGACGCCGTCGCCGTCCTCCCGGGTCCACATCGTCATGTCAGTCCTTGCGTGAGTCGAGTCCGTGCTCGGCGAGGAAGCGCAGCACGGCGTCATTGAAGAATTCGGGGTTGTCCTGGTTGGCCAGGTGGGCGGCGTCCGGGACGACGAGGTACCGCGCCAGCGGGTCCCGGCGTTCCCAGACGGGCATGGCGGTGCGGAAGTTGCCGAGCCGATCGTGTTCGCCGTGCAGCAGCAGTTCGGGTACTTCGATCCGGTACGCGGGCTCGGGGCGGAGGGCACCGACCAGGCTCGCCATGACCGCGACCATGTCCGGGTGCGACATCCTGCTCGCGGTGTCGCGCACGTACTCGCGGACGCGGGGCTCCCGGGCGGACGCCTTGGCCTCCTGGCGGATCAGGGCCTTGCGCGGGTACCAGGGCAGCATGCGGACGACCGCCGCGGCCTGGAGCCGCTCCCGGCGTGACAGCGGCAGGGTGTTCCCGGCGCAGCCCAGCGCGACCAGAGCCGAAACCCTGTCGGGGTGGTGGTAGACGATCTCCTGGGAGAGGTTGCCTCCCATCGACTGGCCGACGAGGACGGTCCGGTCGAGGTCCTCCCGATCGAGGATCGCGAGCAGGTCTTCCATGGCAGCGTTCAGGGACCACGCGGCCCCGTTGGGGATGGAGCGGCCGTGTCCCCGGACGTCCCACAGGAGGATCCGGTGCCGGGCGGCGAACCTCTCGATCTGCGGTTCCCACGTGCGGTGGTCGAGGGTGGCGCCGTGGGTGAAGACGATCGGGGGTCCGCCGCCCGGGCCGCCGGTCCAGTAGTGGATCTCGCAGCCGGTGCGTTGGACGGTCCGGTGCCGCAGCATCAAGGCTCTGCCTCGTCGCCCAAGAGGAGGACCGACGCGCCGTAGTGGACGCTCTGGGTGGACGGTGCGCCGGGTCCGGCCGTGGCGATCGGCTCCCCGTCGCCCTGATTGCGGTCGAAGTGCGGGAAGTTGCTGCTGGACAGCAGCAGGCCGATGCAGTGGCCCTCGCTGAATCGCTGGGCTGTATGTCCGAGGTCGATCTCCAGATGAAGCGGTTCTCCGCGCGGCACGGTGGTGCCCGGGCCGTCGCGGTGGCTCAGCCGGACCATTCCTTCACAGACCGGCAGCAGCCGTCCGTCCGGTAGCCGGTCCACCAGGCGGGCCATCACGTCGGCGTCCGCGGCGTCGGTGGCGAAGGAGAGCCGCAGCCGCACCCGGCCGGTGACGTCGGTGTCCTCGTCGAGCGGCTCACTGAGATAGAGCAGGACGTCAGGTCTCGCGGCGATTCGGCCGAGGTCCAGCGGCCCGGGGGCGAGGCGGCCGAGGTGCAGGACGCGGCCGCCGCGGCTCGGGACCGGGTCGGCCGGGTCGTGGACGTAGCCGTCGGGTTCTGCCGGGCCCGGGTCGGGCACGGCGGTCAGCCTGCCGAGCGGTCCGCCCGCGACCGCGGGACCGGTCAGGTACAGGGCATGGCCGGCAGTGTCCACGGGGGGCCACCGCTCGGCGGTGCGCCATTCGTCCGCGCCCATCAGGAAGTACAGGACGGGGGCGGATTCGCCCGGCCCGTCCAGGCAGCGGCGGAAGAAGTCCAGGTGCCGGGCGGGGAGCCGCGCGGCGGCCGCCGAGGCCGCGACGCCGAAGTTCACCTCGCCCTGCAGATGGGTCAGGGCGCCAGTGTGCGCCCAGGGCCCGACGATCAGCTCGTGCCGCAGGTCCGGGCGCAGCCGCCGCATCTCCAGGTGGCCGCGGATGGTCGCGGTGGCGTAGACGTCGTACCAGCCGGTCACCGACAGGACCGGCACCTCGACGGCCGCGTGGTCCCAGTCGGGCAGGGCCCGGACGCGGCCGTCCAGCAGGTCGCCGATCCGGATCGGGAATCCGGGCAGGTCCAGTTCCGGCATGTCGGCGAGCGGGAGCCGCCGCATCGCCCGCTCCGGGTCGTGGATCAGCGACGCGACCTTCGCGACGAGCGCAGGGTCGGCGTCCGGCCCTTGCCGGCCCAGCCAGTCGGCCGCCATGTAGGCCAGCCACCCGACCAGGTGGTCGAGCCGCAGCGCGCCGCCGGTGTCGCGGACGTCCGCCGCCGCGCCGGTCGTCATGGCCGGGGCGATGCCCCGCAGGTGCGGCGGACGCTCCGCCGCGCCGAGCCAGGCGACGATGCCGAGGTAGGACGTGCCCGCGAGGAACACGTTGCCGTCGCACCAGGGCTGCGCCGCCGCCCACTCCACGGTGTCGTAGGTGTCCTCGGCCTCCTGCTCCCACATGACGGCCTGCCACTCGCCGCCGGAGTCGAAGCGGCCGCGGGTGTCCTGCACCAGGGCGGCGAACCCCCCGGCCAGGCAGTGCTGGGGGTGCAGCGTGTCGGAGCTGATCTGCCGCCGCCCGTACGGCGTCCGGAAGATCACGGCCGGGGCCGGAGACGGGGGCCGCCACAGGTCGCCGCGCAGCAGCACGCCGTCCCGCATCGGGGTTTCGACGCCGCCCTCGATGCGTCCCAGTTCCGTCATCGCACCGCCTTCAGGGTGAGCATCGTCCGGGCCATCTCGTTCCATCCGGCGGTCGCGCCGCCGTCCACGGTGAGGGCGCAGCCGGTGAGGAAGGAACTGCCGGGCAGCGCGGCGAACACCGCGGCGCGGGCCTGCTCCTCGGGGGCGGCCAGCCGTCCGGCGGAGGTGGTCGCGGCGAGGGAGTCGCGGAGCGGGCCGGGCGGCCACAGCTCGTCCACCATGCCGGTGTGCGTCGGCCCGGTGACCAGGGCCACCGCGCGGATCCCCTGCGCGCCGTAGTCGACGGCGACCGACTGCGCAAGGCCGATGAGGGCGTGCTTGGCCATGTTGTAGACCGGGGAGCGTGGTGTCGCCGCCACCCCGCACATCGAGGACGTGAACACGAACACGCCGCCGTCCGCGCGCATGTGCCCCACGGCGGAGCGCACGAGGTAGAAGTTGGCGTCGCAGCACACGCCCATCACCTTGCGGTAGTCGGCGTCGGTGAGGCTGTGCGGGCGGCCGGGTACGTTGACGCCTGCGTTGCCGTGGACGACGTCCAGCCGGCCGTGCCGGGCGACCACCCCTTCGACGACCTCGGCGACCTGGGCGGGATCGGAGACGTCCGCCTGGACGATCCCCTCGCCCGCGGTCAGGTCCACGCCGACGACCTCGGCGCCCACGGCCCGGAAGAGCCGCATCGAGGCCGCACCGATCCCGCTCGCCGCGCCGGTGATCAGGACGACCCTGCCGTCGAGTCGGCCGAAGACGTCGCCGTCCGTCGTGGTCTTGGTCATGGTGTGCCTCCTCAGCGGCCGGTGAACTCGGGGTCGCGCTTCTCCACGAAGGCGCGCGCACCTTCGACCGCGTCATGGACTTCCCTGTTGGTGCGGATGTGGAAGCCGTTCTGGACGCGGAGCGCCTGCTCCAGCGGCTGCCCGTACACCCGTTCGCGCAGCTGCTTGTAGAGCCCGATCGCGCGGGTCGGGCCGGCCGCGAGGCGCCGTGCCTCGGCGAGCACCGCGTCCCGCAGGTCCTCCGGGGGGACGACCCGGGTGTAGATGCCGAGGCGCTCGGCGTCGGCGGCGTCGAGCAGCCCCCCGGACAGGTAGATCTCGGTCGCCTTCGCGGCCCCGACGATACGGGCCAGCATCACGGCGGTGCCGGTCTGCGCCACGTTCACCAGGCAGCTGCCGATCCGGGCCGTGCCCGAGGCGATACGCAGGTCGGCGGCGCAGGCCAGCTCGGTGCCGGCCCCGGCCGCGGGGCCGTTGACCGCAGCGATGACCGGCTGCGGTGCCGTGACGATCGCCTCGACGATCCGCAGGTACACCGGGTCGGCGGTGTCACCGAGCACCGGCGAGTGCCCGCGCTCCCCGGCGATGTGCTCGTCCACCGCGCCGAGGTCGTCCCCGCCGCAGAAGGCGCTGCCCGCGCCGGTCAGCACCACGACCCGCGCCCGCGGATCGGTCTCGGCGCGCTCCAGTGCCCGCAGCAGCTCCTCGCCCAGCGCGCGGTCGAGCGCGTTGCGCCGGGCCGGGCGGTTCATGGTCAGCCACAGCACCCCCGGCGCCGGCCGCGAGACCAGCAGGACCCCGCCGGTTCCGGACGCCGTGCTCCCCTGCCCGTGCGTCATGCTCTGACCATCCCTCCATCGACGAACAATGCTTGGCCGGTCACGTAACCGGCGCTCGTTCCCAGCAGCCACACGACCGCGGCGGCGACCTCCTCCGGGTACCCGCAGCGGCCGAGCGGCAGCCGCGCGGCGACCTTCTCCGCCAGCCCGCGGAGCCCGCTCTCATCGAGCATCGGGGTGTCGATGAAGCCGGGGCACACGGCGTTCGCGCGGACGCCGAGCGGGCCCAGTTCGACGGCGAGCGACCGGGTCAGGCTCAGCAGCCCGCCCTTGCTCGCGTCGTAGGCGGCCTGCCCGGCGAACCCGGTCACCGCGATCGAGCAGACGTTGACGACGGCGGCGCCCGGCTGCCCGGCGAGGGCGGGGGCCGCCTCGCGGGCCAGCCGGAACGGCGCCGACAGATTGATCTCCAGGACGCGCGTCCAGTCGGCGGTGCGGTGCTCGCCCAGCGCCGCGCGGTGCTCCACGCCCGCGTTGTTGACCAGGCCGTCGAGGCCGCCGAGCCGCTCGGCCGCGCGGGCGACGAGCCGCCGCGGCGCGCCGTCCCCGGTCAGGTCGAGCGGCATCGTGTGCAGCCGGCCCTCCACGACCTCGTCGCCGAACCGCCGTTCCAGGCGGCGGCACCCGGCCGCGTCGACGTCGGTCGCCAGCACCCGCGCGCCGTGCGTGAGCAGTTCGGCGACCAGCGACGTGCCGATGCCCCCGGCGGCGCCGGTGACCAGGATTCGGCGGCCCTTCACGCCGCCGCCCCGGAGCGCGCCCGGTGCAGCAGCCGCTCGGCGTTGCCGTGCAGCCAGGCCCGGACGGTGTCGTCCGGCAGGCCGAGCCGGGTGACCTCGGCGGCGAGCGCGGCGGGCGGGCGGGCCTGGGTCCAGCTGGTCGAGCCGAACATGACCCGGTCCCGGACGGGCCCGGCGCCCAGCGTCAGCAGCGCCTCCCAGCCCGATCCCCGGGCCGCCATCCTGGACGGGCGGTGCGAGGAGAACTCCAGGTGGACGTTGGCGTGCCGCTGGGCCACGGCCAGCATCTCGGTGACCCAGGGCCATCCTCCGTGGCCGGCGACCAGGACGAGGCCGGGGTGGGCGCCGGCGATCCGGTCCAGCACGCGCGGTGCCGAGACGTCGATCGGGACGTCGGAGCGGAAGTGCTGCCCGCAGTGCAGCCACACCGGGACGCCGCTGCCGGCGGCGAACCGCCAGAACTCCGCGTGCTCGGGCCCGGACGGGTCGACGCCGTCGAGGAACGGGATCACCGACAGGCCCGTCGCGCCGAGCCCGCCGAGCGCGCGGCGCGCCTCGGCGAGCGCGGCCCGCGGATCGGCGAGGCTGACGCCCGCCCACGCGCTGAGCCGGTCGGGGTGCCGGGCGGCGTATGCGGCGACCCGGTCGTTGACGGTGCCGTCCCTGACGGGCCATGGCCCACCGTGCAGGACCTGATGGGCCACCCCCGTCTCGGCGAGCGCGGCGACATGGCGGTCGATGTCGAAACCGCGTCCGAGGGCGGCGGCCAGCCGCTCCGCCGCCGCGGCCGGATCGCGCGCCGCCTCCGCCGCGACCTCGCCGTGCGTCCGTCCGGTGAGGGCGGCGAGCCGCCCGGCGAACAGGACGAGGTACCGCGGCGCGGCGGTGGCCAGCGAACGCAGATAGGCCGTCCAGCATTCGGTGTCGTAGGCGACCTCGCAGACGTCGATCACCGGTTCACGCATCACGGCCTCCCTTGTGTACAAACGTTTGTTTACCAGATTTCGCGAAGGCAGGTCAATGAACGTTCATGTGGTGATAGCGTCAAAGCGTGGCTACGACACGCTCCCGGACGACCGCCGGCGGTACACCGGCCGCGGCCTCGATGAGCCGGCGGATCCTCGACGAGGCGGCGCGCCTGTTCTACGAGGACGGGTTCCCCGCCACCAGCGTCCGCAAGATCACCGCTGCGTGCGGTGTCACCGCGGGCTCGCTCTACAACCACTACGGGTCCAAAGAGGAAGTGCTCTACGCCATCCTCAAGCGGGCGCACGAGGACTCCGAGGCGCTCCTGGAGGAGGGCCTCCTGCACGGCGGCGACCGGCCCGACCGGCAACTGGCCGAGCTGGTGCAGGAGCTGACGCTCTTCCACACCGAACGGCGCGTCGAGGGCCTCGTCGCCCGGACCGAATGGCGCCACCTCCCGCCCGAGCAGGCCCGCGAGGTCCTGGACGCCCAGCGGCGCGTCCGCCGGATCTTCGAGCGGACCCTGGAACGGGGCCTGGCCGCCGGCCGCTTCCGGCTGAGCGACCCGCGGTCGCCGCGCCCGGCCCAGGTGGACGTGGTCGCCAAGGCCATCCTCGACATGTGCATCAACGCCGGGCAGTGGTTCCGGCCGGAGGGCGCGGTGTCGGCCCGGGAACTCGCCGACCAGTACGCCTTCCTCGCCCTGCAACTCGTCGGCGCCGACCCGCAGCAGACCTGACGCCCGGCGGACGGCCCCGCACGCGCGACGACCGGAGGACGCGCCGGGCGTCGGGGCCGGCGGGTCCTCCGGTCGGGGCGGCTCCGGGGCCGGCTCAGCGGGTGGCGGACGTCCCGCCGATGCGGTCCCGCCGGACGACCACGCCCAGCAACTCGCGGTCGGCCGTGTCCGCCGTGACTCCCTCCGAGCGCAGCCGGTGCTTCTCGACCTTGTTCGTCGGCGTGTGCGGCAGCGCGCCGACCACCCGGACATAGCGCGGCACCATGAAGTGCGCCATGCGCGGGATCAGGAAGCGCAGCAGCTCGGCGGGGTCGACCGCCTCGCCGTCCACGGGCGCGACGACCGCGAGCACGTCGTCCTCGCCGTGCGGGCTCGGCACCGCGACCACCGCGGCCTCCCGGACCGACGGATGCGCCAGCAGCTCGGCCTCCACCTCGGCCGAGGAGATGTTCTCGCCGCGGCGCCGGATCGTGTCGCCCATCCGGTCCACGAAGAAGTACTCGCCGTCCACCGTGCGGAAGGCGTCCCCGGTGTGGAACCAGCCGTTGCGCCAGGCCCGCGCCGTCGCCTCGGGCATCCCGAGGTAGCCGGAGTTCATCGCCCAGGGCTGGGCGGTGCGCAGCACCAGCTCACCGACCTCCCCGTCGGGGACCGCCCGGTCGTGCTCGTCGACGACCCGGGCCTCGACACCCGGCCGCAGCCGCCCGGACGTGCCCGGCACCCCCGGATCGGGCCCGGAGATGATCGGGATCGAGACCTCCGTCATGTTGAACATGGCGACGACGTCGACGCCGAAGCGCTCGGCGAACGCCGCGCTGTCCTCGATGAGCGGGATCATGAAGACGCGCCGGAGCGGGTGCGCGCGGTCCTCCGGTGACGGCGGGCGCTTGCCGAGGAACGTCGCCATCACGCCGAGCAGCGTGACGTGCGTGGTCCCCGTCGCGCGGACGGCCGGCCAGAACGACTCGGTGTCGAACGCGCTCACCAGGCTGATCCCGCCGCCGAACAGCAGCGCGGCGTAGGTCCCGATGGTGCCGCCCGCGTGGAAGAGCGGCAG
It encodes:
- a CDS encoding enoyl-CoA hydratase-related protein — its product is MTHGQGSTASGTGGVLLVSRPAPGVLWLTMNRPARRNALDRALGEELLRALERAETDPRARVVVLTGAGSAFCGGDDLGAVDEHIAGERGHSPVLGDTADPVYLRIVEAIVTAPQPVIAAVNGPAAGAGTELACAADLRIASGTARIGSCLVNVAQTGTAVMLARIVGAAKATEIYLSGGLLDAADAERLGIYTRVVPPEDLRDAVLAEARRLAAGPTRAIGLYKQLRERVYGQPLEQALRVQNGFHIRTNREVHDAVEGARAFVEKRDPEFTGR
- a CDS encoding amidohydrolase family protein; translation: MREPVIDVCEVAYDTECWTAYLRSLATAAPRYLVLFAGRLAALTGRTHGEVAAEAARDPAAAAERLAAALGRGFDIDRHVAALAETGVAHQVLHGGPWPVRDGTVNDRVAAYAARHPDRLSAWAGVSLADPRAALAEARRALGGLGATGLSVIPFLDGVDPSGPEHAEFWRFAAGSGVPVWLHCGQHFRSDVPIDVSAPRVLDRIAGAHPGLVLVAGHGGWPWVTEMLAVAQRHANVHLEFSSHRPSRMAARGSGWEALLTLGAGPVRDRVMFGSTSWTQARPPAALAAEVTRLGLPDDTVRAWLHGNAERLLHRARSGAAA
- a CDS encoding AMP-binding protein, with protein sequence MSDEWWGPAVPEAEGCVVGELLVRRAAEHPDRVYAVFEDGPRWTYAETLAEAERVAAGLYALGARPGDMVVSWLPNGPDALRVWFGANLLGCTLVPLNTAYRGGLLEHAIRLSGARAAVVHADLASRLDEIDTGALERVVVLGARDARPEAPGLEVLGPEALAAPAPGFRPEAPSRPWDPYAVILTSGTTGPSKGVLCSYVQLAACARAAFGGFGAADRYMVNLPLFHAGGTIGTYAALLFGGGISLVSAFDTESFWPAVRATGTTHVTLLGVMATFLGKRPPSPEDRAHPLRRVFMIPLIEDSAAFAERFGVDVVAMFNMTEVSIPIISGPDPGVPGTSGRLRPGVEARVVDEHDRAVPDGEVGELVLRTAQPWAMNSGYLGMPEATARAWRNGWFHTGDAFRTVDGEYFFVDRMGDTIRRRGENISSAEVEAELLAHPSVREAAVVAVPSPHGEDDVLAVVAPVDGEAVDPAELLRFLIPRMAHFMVPRYVRVVGALPHTPTNKVEKHRLRSEGVTADTADRELLGVVVRRDRIGGTSATR
- a CDS encoding alpha/beta fold hydrolase, translated to MLRHRTVQRTGCEIHYWTGGPGGGPPIVFTHGATLDHRTWEPQIERFAARHRILLWDVRGHGRSIPNGAAWSLNAAMEDLLAILDREDLDRTVLVGQSMGGNLSQEIVYHHPDRVSALVALGCAGNTLPLSRRERLQAAAVVRMLPWYPRKALIRQEAKASAREPRVREYVRDTASRMSHPDMVAVMASLVGALRPEPAYRIEVPELLLHGEHDRLGNFRTAMPVWERRDPLARYLVVPDAAHLANQDNPEFFNDAVLRFLAEHGLDSRKD
- a CDS encoding SDR family NAD(P)-dependent oxidoreductase translates to MTKTTTDGDVFGRLDGRVVLITGAASGIGAASMRLFRAVGAEVVGVDLTAGEGIVQADVSDPAQVAEVVEGVVARHGRLDVVHGNAGVNVPGRPHSLTDADYRKVMGVCCDANFYLVRSAVGHMRADGGVFVFTSSMCGVAATPRSPVYNMAKHALIGLAQSVAVDYGAQGIRAVALVTGPTHTGMVDELWPPGPLRDSLAATTSAGRLAAPEEQARAAVFAALPGSSFLTGCALTVDGGATAGWNEMARTMLTLKAVR
- a CDS encoding CocE/NonD family hydrolase encodes the protein MTELGRIEGGVETPMRDGVLLRGDLWRPPSPAPAVIFRTPYGRRQISSDTLHPQHCLAGGFAALVQDTRGRFDSGGEWQAVMWEQEAEDTYDTVEWAAAQPWCDGNVFLAGTSYLGIVAWLGAAERPPHLRGIAPAMTTGAAADVRDTGGALRLDHLVGWLAYMAADWLGRQGPDADPALVAKVASLIHDPERAMRRLPLADMPELDLPGFPIRIGDLLDGRVRALPDWDHAAVEVPVLSVTGWYDVYATATIRGHLEMRRLRPDLRHELIVGPWAHTGALTHLQGEVNFGVAASAAAARLPARHLDFFRRCLDGPGESAPVLYFLMGADEWRTAERWPPVDTAGHALYLTGPAVAGGPLGRLTAVPDPGPAEPDGYVHDPADPVPSRGGRVLHLGRLAPGPLDLGRIAARPDVLLYLSEPLDEDTDVTGRVRLRLSFATDAADADVMARLVDRLPDGRLLPVCEGMVRLSHRDGPGTTVPRGEPLHLEIDLGHTAQRFSEGHCIGLLLSSSNFPHFDRNQGDGEPIATAGPGAPSTQSVHYGASVLLLGDEAEP
- a CDS encoding SDR family NAD(P)-dependent oxidoreductase, producing the protein MKGRRILVTGAAGGIGTSLVAELLTHGARVLATDVDAAGCRRLERRFGDEVVEGRLHTMPLDLTGDGAPRRLVARAAERLGGLDGLVNNAGVEHRAALGEHRTADWTRVLEINLSAPFRLAREAAPALAGQPGAAVVNVCSIAVTGFAGQAAYDASKGGLLSLTRSLAVELGPLGVRANAVCPGFIDTPMLDESGLRGLAEKVAARLPLGRCGYPEEVAAAVVWLLGTSAGYVTGQALFVDGGMVRA
- a CDS encoding TetR/AcrR family transcriptional regulator, with product MATTRSRTTAGGTPAAASMSRRILDEAARLFYEDGFPATSVRKITAACGVTAGSLYNHYGSKEEVLYAILKRAHEDSEALLEEGLLHGGDRPDRQLAELVQELTLFHTERRVEGLVARTEWRHLPPEQAREVLDAQRRVRRIFERTLERGLAAGRFRLSDPRSPRPAQVDVVAKAILDMCINAGQWFRPEGAVSARELADQYAFLALQLVGADPQQT